The sequence TCTTTTTATACTCTCCACTAACTAATCGGTCTCTAATTGCTTCAAAAGCAGTTAAAGTTTCATTAACATCTTCTAAAGTATGTGAAGCTGTAGGAATCATTCTTAATAAAATAATACCTTTAGGGATTACTGGATAAACTACGATTGATAAAAATATACCATAATTTTCTCTTAAATCATTTACCATAATCATTGCTTCTGGTATTGAACCTTCAAGATAAACTGGAGTAACACATGTATTTGTGTCTCCAATATTAAATCCTTTTTCTTTCAAACCATTTTGCAAAGCGTTTACATTTTCCCAAAGTTTATTTTTTAAACCTGGGTTATCTCTTAATAATTGCAAACGTTTTAAAGCTCCAAGTGTTTGAATCATTGGTAATGATTTAGCAAACATTTGTGAACGTAGGTTGTATTTTAAATAATCAATAATATCTTTATCAGCTGCTAAAAAAGCACCAATACTTGCCATAGATTTTGCAAATGTAGAGAAATACACATCAATACCATCTTGGCAACCTTGCTCTTCTCCTGCTCCTGCTCCTGTAGCACCTAAAGTACCAAATCCATGAGCATCATCAACTAGTAAACGGAAATTGTATTTTTCTTTCATTGCTACAATTTCTTTTAATTTACCTTGTTGTCCTCTCATTCCGAAAACTCCTTCAGTAATGAATAAAATTCCACCACCAGTTTCTTCGGCCATCTTTGTAGCACGTTGAAGATTTTTCTCCATGCTTTCAAGGTCGTTATGCTTATATGTAAAACGTTTACCCATATGTAAACGAACACCATCTATAATACATGCATGAGCATCTACATCATAAACAATAATATCATTTTTAGTAACCAAAGCATCAATAGCAGACATTATACCTTGATAACCAAAATTCAATAAATAACATGATTCTTTTTTAACAAAAGAAGCTAATTCTTGCTCTAACTGTTCGTGAATACTTGTATGACCACTCATCATACGCGCACCCATTGGATAAGCTGCACCATATTCTAAAGCAGCTTCTGCATCAGCTTTCCTAACTTCAGGATGATTAGCCAATCCTAAATAATCATTAATACTCCAATTTAAAATTTCTTTTCCATGAAACTTCATTCTCGGTCCTAAATCTCCCTCTAATTTAGGAAAAACAAAGTATCCTTCTGCTTGTGAAGCCCATTTTCCTAGAGGACCTTTATTATTTTGTATTCTCTCAAATAAATCTTTTACCATAATATTTTTCATTTTGAAAACGTGCAAAAATAAGAATAAATTACGTCCTAACATAATTTATTTTATATGCAAACGAGTAATCTAATTTTATTTAGTTGATGTAAACAGCTATAAATCAACAAAAAAAAGCAATATTTAAAAAAATATCAGAAAAATATTTTTTAATTACATTTTTAGCGTATATTTGCACCAGAACGCACAGAAATGTGGTTACACGTTCTACTTTAAAAGTCAGGGGCTCCACCTTGGCTTTTATGCTTTATACTAGTTTCTACAAAAAGAAGCCTATCTAATTTTTAATTATAAAGCAAAAAAAATGGTTTATTCAAACCATTTTTCTACTAACTTCTTTTCAAAATTTGTTGCTTTTTTATGCACAAACTCATTTGATTTATTACTGTAAACATAATCATCTTTCCATTCATTGTGATGTAATGCTAAATCTTTAATTGCTTTACATACATATTTAATCTCTTCTGTTGTTGTAGTTGGATGGATAGACATTCTTATCCAACCTGGTTTCATCTCTAAATCTCCTGAAGAAATTTTACACACAATATTACGCGAAGTTTCCTGATCAACATGCAATAAAAAATGTCCATAAGTACCTGCACAGCTACAACCTCCACGTGTTTGAATTCCGAATTTATCATTTAAAATTTTAACCCCTAAATTATAATGTAGATCATTTATATAAAATGAAATTACACCTAATCTATTTTGATGTTGTGGAGCTAAAATATTAATATTTTCTACATTATCTAGTTCTGAAAAA is a genomic window of Flavobacterium jumunjinense containing:
- a CDS encoding aminotransferase class I/II-fold pyridoxal phosphate-dependent enzyme, with amino-acid sequence MVKDLFERIQNNKGPLGKWASQAEGYFVFPKLEGDLGPRMKFHGKEILNWSINDYLGLANHPEVRKADAEAALEYGAAYPMGARMMSGHTSIHEQLEQELASFVKKESCYLLNFGYQGIMSAIDALVTKNDIIVYDVDAHACIIDGVRLHMGKRFTYKHNDLESMEKNLQRATKMAEETGGGILFITEGVFGMRGQQGKLKEIVAMKEKYNFRLLVDDAHGFGTLGATGAGAGEEQGCQDGIDVYFSTFAKSMASIGAFLAADKDIIDYLKYNLRSQMFAKSLPMIQTLGALKRLQLLRDNPGLKNKLWENVNALQNGLKEKGFNIGDTNTCVTPVYLEGSIPEAMIMVNDLRENYGIFLSIVVYPVIPKGIILLRMIPTASHTLEDVNETLTAFEAIRDRLVSGEYKKIAEASVQDV